The following proteins are encoded in a genomic region of Nocardioides conyzicola:
- a CDS encoding M1 family metallopeptidase — protein MSRPRRSTALVVAAVAVALGLGPVGPSVGAAHRDAVRPAGAAGIGDPYFPLDGNGGIDVLSYDIHDRYGFRSGRLSGWTGLRLRGTASISSFDLDFLLPVRSVRVGGRSVTFTQGRHELVVKHGLEPGEVVDVWVQYAGRPDRRSYAGESNWLARNGEVVAMNEPHMAPWWFPANDHPLDKARVRVSITVPKEYDVVSNGRQVRRKAHGRLATTTWHADEPMAPYLAFFAAGHYKIADGARDGRPWLVAVSKALPTNAQPNAMRLMRQTPGITRWLETQLGDYPFSTVGGLVTNLEPGFALENQTRPTYSPASLTQITVVHELAHQWFGDSVAVAHWSDIWLNEGAATFMEWRWEEARGASSADDELHQRYDNLDADDEFWDLVVADPCPDPTGCSSVNDIFDDRVYERGAMTLQALRTRIGNTAYWALLRRWVADREGGNGSTAQFEALAAEVSGQDLDGFFAAWLHTATKPADTVDNGLRSAP, from the coding sequence GTGTCGCGTCCTCGCCGGTCCACGGCCCTCGTCGTCGCTGCCGTTGCCGTCGCCCTCGGCCTCGGCCCGGTCGGCCCGTCCGTGGGCGCCGCGCACCGCGACGCCGTGCGACCGGCCGGCGCCGCAGGGATCGGCGACCCGTACTTCCCGCTCGACGGCAACGGCGGCATCGACGTTCTCTCGTACGACATCCACGACCGCTACGGCTTCCGCTCGGGCCGGTTGTCCGGCTGGACCGGCCTCCGGCTGCGGGGCACGGCGTCGATCTCCAGCTTCGACCTGGACTTCCTGCTGCCGGTGCGCTCCGTGCGCGTCGGCGGACGGTCCGTGACCTTCACGCAGGGCCGACACGAGCTCGTCGTCAAGCACGGGCTCGAGCCGGGCGAGGTCGTCGACGTGTGGGTGCAGTACGCCGGGCGGCCGGATCGACGCTCCTACGCCGGGGAGAGCAACTGGCTCGCGCGCAACGGCGAGGTCGTCGCGATGAACGAGCCGCACATGGCGCCGTGGTGGTTCCCCGCCAACGACCACCCCCTCGACAAGGCCCGGGTCCGCGTCAGCATCACGGTCCCGAAGGAGTACGACGTCGTCTCCAACGGGCGTCAGGTCCGTCGCAAGGCCCACGGCCGGCTGGCGACCACCACCTGGCACGCGGACGAGCCGATGGCGCCGTACCTCGCCTTCTTCGCCGCGGGCCACTACAAGATCGCCGACGGGGCCCGCGACGGCCGGCCCTGGCTGGTGGCGGTCTCGAAGGCGCTCCCGACCAACGCCCAGCCGAACGCGATGCGGCTGATGCGGCAGACGCCCGGGATCACCCGCTGGCTGGAGACCCAGCTCGGCGACTACCCCTTCTCGACGGTCGGTGGCCTGGTCACCAACCTCGAGCCCGGGTTCGCGCTCGAGAACCAGACGCGGCCGACGTACTCTCCGGCCAGCCTGACCCAGATCACCGTCGTCCACGAGCTCGCCCACCAGTGGTTCGGTGACTCGGTCGCGGTCGCCCACTGGAGCGACATCTGGCTCAACGAGGGCGCGGCGACCTTCATGGAGTGGCGCTGGGAAGAGGCGCGCGGTGCGTCCTCGGCGGACGACGAGCTGCACCAGCGCTACGACAACCTCGACGCCGACGACGAGTTCTGGGACCTGGTCGTCGCCGACCCGTGCCCCGACCCGACCGGGTGCTCCAGCGTGAACGACATCTTCGACGACCGGGTCTACGAGCGCGGCGCGATGACGCTGCAGGCACTGCGCACCCGGATCGGCAACACCGCCTACTGGGCGCTGCTGCGCCGGTGGGTCGCCGACCGCGAGGGCGGCAACGGCTCGACCGCGCAGTTCGAGGCGCTCGCCGCGGAGGTCAGTGGTCAGGACCTCGACGGGTTCTTCGCCGCCTGGCTGCACACGGCCACCAAGCCGGCCGACACCGTCGACAACGGGCTGCGGTCAGCCCCGTAG
- a CDS encoding MBL fold metallo-hydrolase, translating to MQVVTLEIPELGNHTHLVHDGRQALVVDPSRDIAPVEAAAERAGVEIAAVADTHIHNDYVSGALGLARRHGADYLLSADEPVQFERVGVRDGDLLTVGRLEVTVLATPGHTRHHQAFAVRDPEGSGPDALLSGGSLLHGTVGRTDLVDPRLRHDLARAQWASARALARLDPATRLLPTHGFGSFCAGGDATTGTDGSLGAELLTNPALTQERDRFVADLVAGFGPVPAYYGHMAPLNRAGAGRAVPRPGRPVTRDQVTDAILAGQWVVDLRQRASFARGHVAGSVNVEYSSQFATYVGWLVPWADDLVLLYDTADDVGSALHDLAAIGIDGPGIHDLGPTSTLAASFRRTDWAGFRSHSGPRVVVDVRDQDEYESGHLPDAVHLPVHEVDRRGADLPAGELWVHCRSGYRAGIAASLLHRSGRSVVHVDDSWDQVSELAIATTVAA from the coding sequence ATGCAGGTGGTCACGCTGGAGATCCCGGAGCTGGGCAACCACACCCATCTCGTCCACGACGGCCGGCAGGCGCTCGTCGTCGATCCCTCGCGCGACATCGCCCCTGTCGAGGCAGCGGCCGAGCGGGCCGGCGTGGAGATCGCCGCCGTCGCGGACACCCACATCCACAACGACTACGTGTCCGGCGCCCTGGGCCTGGCCCGCCGCCACGGCGCTGACTACCTGCTGTCGGCCGACGAGCCCGTGCAGTTCGAGCGGGTCGGCGTCCGCGACGGCGACCTCCTGACGGTCGGCCGGCTCGAGGTGACGGTCCTGGCCACGCCGGGCCACACCCGCCACCACCAGGCGTTCGCGGTCCGCGACCCGGAGGGCAGCGGTCCGGATGCTCTTCTCAGCGGCGGCAGCCTGCTGCACGGCACGGTCGGACGCACCGACCTGGTCGACCCGCGGCTGCGCCACGACCTGGCCCGGGCCCAGTGGGCCAGCGCCCGGGCGCTGGCCCGGCTGGACCCCGCGACCCGCCTGCTGCCCACCCACGGCTTCGGGAGCTTCTGCGCCGGCGGTGACGCGACGACCGGCACCGACGGCAGCCTCGGCGCCGAGCTGCTCACCAACCCCGCGCTGACGCAGGAGCGCGACCGGTTCGTCGCGGACCTGGTCGCCGGCTTCGGTCCGGTCCCGGCCTACTACGGCCACATGGCGCCCCTCAACCGTGCGGGCGCGGGCCGCGCGGTGCCCCGGCCCGGACGTCCCGTCACCCGCGACCAGGTGACCGACGCGATCCTCGCCGGTCAGTGGGTCGTCGACCTGCGCCAGCGCGCCTCGTTCGCGCGCGGACACGTCGCCGGATCGGTCAACGTCGAGTACTCCAGCCAGTTCGCGACGTACGTCGGCTGGCTGGTGCCGTGGGCCGACGACCTGGTCCTGCTCTACGACACGGCCGACGACGTCGGCTCGGCGCTGCACGACCTCGCCGCGATCGGCATCGACGGTCCCGGGATCCACGACCTCGGCCCGACGTCGACGCTGGCGGCGAGCTTCCGGCGTACCGACTGGGCGGGGTTCCGCAGCCACTCCGGCCCGCGGGTCGTCGTCGACGTCCGCGACCAGGACGAGTACGAGTCCGGCCACCTGCCCGACGCGGTGCACCTGCCCGTCCACGAGGTCGACCGACGGGGGGCCGACCTCCCCGCGGGCGAGCTGTGGGTGCACTGCAGGTCGGGCTACCGGGCGGGCATCGCGGCCAGCCTGCTGCACCGCAGCGGCCGCAGCGTCGTGCACGTCGACGACTCCTGGGACCAGGTCAGCGAGCTGGCGATCGCGACGACCGTCGCCGCCTGA
- a CDS encoding serine protein kinase RIO, translating to MTHDAPPPFTDPDLDPAFVFEFEAYDDLDEGQRWSTWLSVEPLCRGPQPRPDWVVTSQAAVDTDLGILKTGKEADAFLLERAVPGSDAVGDSVVLVAKRYRSTEHRTFHRAATYTEGRSVKRSRDERALKRKSTWGKIVAAGEWAVSEWDALKRCWELGLPVPYPVQIDGTEILMEWITYDGETAPRLAQTRPEPALLASYFDQLRDALALMVQHGIVHGDLSAYNILAAGDRLVIIDLPQVVDLVGNPAGMDFLLRDCTNVCTWFQTRGLDVDPGELFGELIAHAF from the coding sequence ATGACGCACGACGCACCACCCCCGTTCACTGACCCCGACCTCGACCCCGCCTTCGTCTTCGAGTTCGAGGCGTACGACGACCTCGACGAGGGCCAGCGCTGGTCCACCTGGCTGAGCGTCGAGCCGCTCTGCCGCGGCCCGCAGCCACGACCCGACTGGGTCGTCACCTCCCAGGCCGCGGTCGACACCGACCTCGGCATCCTCAAGACCGGCAAGGAGGCCGACGCGTTCCTCCTCGAGCGCGCGGTCCCCGGCTCCGACGCCGTCGGCGACTCCGTGGTGCTGGTCGCCAAGCGCTACCGCAGCACCGAGCACCGCACCTTCCACCGGGCCGCGACCTACACCGAGGGCCGCAGCGTGAAGCGCTCCCGCGACGAGCGGGCGCTGAAGCGCAAGAGCACCTGGGGCAAGATCGTCGCCGCCGGCGAGTGGGCCGTCTCCGAGTGGGACGCGCTCAAGCGGTGCTGGGAGCTCGGTCTCCCCGTCCCCTACCCCGTGCAGATCGACGGCACCGAGATCCTGATGGAGTGGATCACCTACGACGGGGAGACCGCCCCGCGGCTGGCCCAGACCCGCCCGGAGCCGGCGCTGCTGGCGTCGTACTTCGACCAGCTCCGCGACGCACTGGCGCTGATGGTGCAGCACGGGATCGTCCACGGCGACCTGTCGGCCTACAACATCCTGGCGGCGGGCGACCGTCTGGTGATCATCGACCTGCCACAGGTGGTCGACCTGGTCGGCAACCCGGCCGGCATGGACTTCCTGCTGCGCGACTGCACCAACGTCTGCACCTGGTTCCAGACGCGCGGGCTCGATGTCGATCCCGGCGAGCTCTTCGGGGAGCTGATCGCGCACGCGTTCTAG
- a CDS encoding Rossmann fold nucleotide-binding protein: MKKSVVRGEPAAIVGRLEEWMAEHPGVPVDTARTSLYTAAELYDTATYDASLDARAYAWSQEPRTREAALARALHDHAIDLALADWTAGRHLVGVMGGHRLERGQPAYAEAARLGAALGAGLVVASGGGPGAMEAANLGGRLAEQPDDLDAALALLAEVPSYHPTVEAWVHRAFDVLARFPGGADTLGIPTWYYGHEPPNVFATAIAKYFRNSTREATLLEVCDAGIVFLPGLGGTVQEIFQDACENYYATEESVAPMVLVGTAYWTEELPAWPLLRSVARGRPMERHVHLVDGVDDAVNLIVSRT; the protein is encoded by the coding sequence GTGAAGAAGAGCGTGGTGCGCGGTGAGCCGGCAGCGATCGTCGGGCGGCTCGAGGAGTGGATGGCCGAGCACCCGGGTGTCCCGGTCGACACCGCGCGCACCTCGCTCTACACGGCGGCCGAGCTCTACGACACCGCGACGTACGACGCGTCGCTCGACGCCCGTGCCTACGCGTGGTCGCAGGAGCCGCGGACGAGGGAGGCGGCGCTCGCCCGGGCGCTGCACGACCACGCCATCGACCTCGCGCTCGCGGACTGGACCGCCGGACGCCACCTGGTCGGGGTGATGGGAGGTCACCGGCTCGAGCGCGGACAACCGGCGTACGCCGAGGCCGCCCGGCTCGGTGCGGCGCTCGGTGCCGGCCTCGTCGTCGCCAGCGGAGGCGGGCCGGGCGCGATGGAGGCGGCCAACCTCGGCGGCCGTCTCGCCGAGCAGCCCGACGACCTCGACGCCGCGCTCGCGCTGCTGGCCGAGGTGCCGTCGTACCATCCGACCGTCGAGGCCTGGGTCCACCGGGCGTTCGACGTGCTGGCCCGGTTCCCCGGCGGCGCGGACACCCTGGGGATCCCGACCTGGTACTACGGCCACGAGCCGCCGAACGTCTTCGCCACCGCGATCGCGAAGTACTTCCGCAACTCCACCCGGGAGGCCACGCTGCTCGAGGTGTGCGACGCCGGGATCGTCTTCCTCCCGGGCCTCGGCGGCACCGTGCAGGAGATCTTCCAGGACGCGTGCGAGAACTACTACGCCACCGAGGAGTCGGTGGCGCCCATGGTGCTGGTGGGCACGGCGTACTGGACCGAGGAGCTGCCGGCCTGGCCGCTGCTGCGCTCCGTCGCCCGCGGCCGGCCGATGGAGCGGCACGTGCACCTGGTCGACGGGGTCGACGACGCTGTGAACCTCATTGTTTCGAGGACGTGA